From Flectobacillus major DSM 103, one genomic window encodes:
- a CDS encoding aldehyde dehydrogenase (NADP(+)), producing MSSYQSIVSEAMTLAQEAFEIYQKVSGKKRAEFLVAIAEEIESLRDALVATAHQETNLPFPRLNGEIGRTTGQLKMFAQLVAEGSWVEATIDSPNAERVPPKPDTRKMLVPIGPVVVFGASNFPFAFSTAGGDTASALASGSSVVIKGHSAHARTSELVFSAIQKAIKRCGLHPQTVQHLLGAGAEVGRALILHPNTTAVGFTGSQAGGKALQSYAQQREIPIPIYAEMSSINPVVLFPETLTLNAASLAKTFAGSITLGMGQFCTKPGLLFAIESEGLSSFMAYLQTEISQAPLHKMLHLGIAKAYNTAVETMVQQAGVGVVTNTRTSDDEQTPFPTIAKVSSKAFIANPTLHEEAFGPYALIVVCEDKNDLANTLKNLKGQLTATLMATDDDIKNYQEIVALQTSLAGRVILNAPPTGVEVTASMVHGGAYPSTFDAKYTSVGTSAIKRWVKPICLQGFRDWMLPDELKNDNPLKIWRIVDNVFQQ from the coding sequence ATGTCATCATATCAATCAATAGTATCGGAGGCAATGACGCTAGCACAAGAGGCTTTTGAGATATATCAAAAGGTTTCGGGTAAAAAGCGAGCTGAATTTTTGGTAGCCATTGCCGAGGAAATAGAATCCTTGCGTGACGCTTTAGTAGCTACTGCTCATCAAGAAACTAATTTGCCTTTTCCTCGCCTCAATGGTGAGATAGGACGTACAACTGGCCAACTAAAAATGTTTGCTCAGCTAGTAGCTGAAGGCTCTTGGGTAGAAGCTACTATTGATTCGCCCAATGCCGAACGTGTTCCCCCAAAACCCGATACACGCAAAATGCTTGTTCCGATTGGGCCAGTAGTAGTATTTGGAGCTAGTAATTTTCCATTTGCTTTTTCAACTGCTGGTGGCGATACCGCCAGTGCTTTGGCTTCGGGGTCGTCGGTGGTTATCAAAGGCCATTCGGCTCATGCTCGTACTTCTGAATTGGTATTTTCGGCTATTCAAAAAGCCATAAAGCGTTGTGGATTACATCCTCAAACGGTACAACATCTTTTGGGTGCAGGTGCTGAAGTGGGGCGTGCATTAATCCTGCATCCCAATACTACAGCTGTAGGTTTTACAGGTTCGCAAGCGGGTGGCAAGGCTTTACAAAGCTATGCACAACAACGTGAAATACCGATTCCTATATATGCCGAAATGAGTAGCATTAATCCTGTGGTACTATTTCCCGAAACTTTGACTCTTAACGCTGCCAGTTTGGCCAAAACCTTTGCAGGTTCTATTACCTTGGGTATGGGACAGTTTTGTACAAAACCAGGGTTGTTATTTGCTATTGAAAGCGAAGGGCTTAGCTCTTTTATGGCTTATTTACAGACCGAAATCAGCCAAGCTCCATTGCACAAAATGTTGCATTTGGGTATTGCAAAAGCCTATAATACAGCAGTAGAAACAATGGTACAGCAGGCTGGTGTGGGGGTTGTTACCAATACTCGTACATCGGACGACGAACAAACGCCTTTCCCTACTATTGCCAAGGTGAGTTCAAAAGCTTTTATTGCAAACCCAACTTTACACGAAGAGGCTTTTGGCCCTTATGCTTTGATTGTTGTTTGTGAAGATAAAAACGATTTGGCGAATACCCTAAAAAATCTAAAAGGACAACTCACAGCAACTTTAATGGCAACCGACGATGATATTAAAAATTATCAAGAAATAGTAGCCTTACAAACCTCATTGGCTGGACGTGTCATATTGAATGCTCCTCCTACAGGTGTCGAGGTAACCGCAAGTATGGTTCATGGAGGAGCATATCCTTCTACTTTCGATGCCAAATATACTTCTGTAGGTACAAGTGCTATTAAACGTTGGGTAAAACCGATTTGTCTACAAGGTTTTAGAGACTGGATGCTACCAGATGAACTAAAAAATGATAATCCGCTCAAAATTTGGCGTATTGTAGATAATGTATTCCAACAGTAA
- a CDS encoding RNA polymerase sigma factor has translation MKTQSEIIKRCLRGDEQAYSTLYHQYASKMMVVCVRYSSNFEEAKDLLQEGFMRVFQHLDQFKGEGSLEGWIRRIIVNVALEFYRKNVHNRSLGHLPTDYDSHHPVAAEEILSRIHAEELLELVQKLPPTYRLIFNLYEFEGFKHHEIASQLGISEGTSKSNLFDARKLLQKWVSQMMYDIKK, from the coding sequence TTGAAAACTCAATCTGAAATTATAAAGCGTTGTTTAAGAGGAGATGAACAAGCCTACAGCACACTCTATCATCAATATGCTTCAAAAATGATGGTTGTTTGTGTTCGTTATTCATCAAATTTTGAAGAAGCCAAAGACTTGCTACAAGAAGGGTTTATGCGAGTGTTCCAGCACCTGGATCAATTTAAAGGTGAAGGCTCTTTGGAAGGTTGGATTCGGCGAATTATCGTAAACGTAGCCTTAGAGTTTTACCGAAAGAATGTCCATAACCGAAGTTTAGGCCATTTGCCTACAGACTACGACAGCCATCATCCTGTGGCAGCAGAAGAAATCCTCAGCCGAATTCATGCAGAAGAATTGCTGGAGTTGGTACAAAAGCTTCCTCCTACTTATCGTCTAATATTTAACTTATATGAGTTTGAGGGTTTTAAACACCACGAAATTGCTAGTCAATTGGGTATCTCTGAGGGAACTTCCAAATCCAATTTATTTGATGCAAGAAAACTTTTACAAAAATGGGTTTCACAAATGATGTACGATATTAAAAAATAA
- a CDS encoding redoxin domain-containing protein has translation MLNFIKSTWVRSSDLEHFLHFREQLFDDSNNEHIAVNDLRAMLEKSMADLPEKCQEVFRLSCIQRSIWSICLATARPNSLISAFIIYSYFTRAGSEEKAKTYYNLLAKNAQATYYGTNIKEFLDNSAKVDVGKMAPAFSMADTTGNAFTLASLKGKYVLVDFWASWCGPCRKENPNVVKAYNEYRDKNFEIVGVSLDDKKSNWVKAINADKLTWVHVSDLKGWQNEAAKMYAVSAVPMNFLLDKNGKIIAKNLRSEELHKKLAELIH, from the coding sequence ATGCTCAATTTTATCAAATCTACTTGGGTACGGAGTAGCGATTTAGAGCATTTTCTTCATTTTAGAGAACAGCTATTTGACGATTCCAACAACGAACATATTGCAGTGAACGACCTACGAGCCATGCTTGAAAAAAGTATGGCCGATTTGCCCGAAAAGTGCCAAGAAGTATTTCGTCTTAGCTGTATTCAGCGTTCTATATGGTCAATTTGTTTGGCTACTGCACGTCCTAATTCATTGATAAGTGCTTTTATTATTTATAGCTATTTTACAAGGGCTGGTTCGGAAGAAAAAGCCAAAACCTATTATAACCTTCTAGCCAAAAATGCTCAAGCTACTTATTATGGAACGAATATTAAAGAATTTTTGGATAATTCGGCCAAAGTAGATGTTGGCAAAATGGCTCCTGCATTTAGTATGGCCGACACAACAGGCAATGCCTTTACGTTGGCTTCACTAAAAGGTAAATACGTTTTGGTAGATTTTTGGGCAAGTTGGTGCGGGCCTTGTAGAAAAGAAAATCCTAATGTAGTAAAAGCATATAATGAATACCGTGATAAAAACTTTGAAATAGTGGGCGTGTCATTGGACGATAAAAAAAGTAATTGGGTAAAGGCTATCAATGCCGACAAACTTACTTGGGTACATGTTTCGGACTTAAAAGGATGGCAAAATGAAGCTGCCAAAATGTATGCTGTAAGTGCTGTTCCGATGAACTTTTTGTTGGATAAAAATGGTAAAATCATTGCCAAAAACCTCAGAAGTGAAGAGTTACATAAAAAATTAGCAGAATTGATCCATTAA
- a CDS encoding glycoside hydrolase family 127 protein, with the protein MLFSIGKKIALVYGFSQLAFVAIGQHKDYPIQPVAFTQVHFHDNFWTPKMQINANVTIPYTLNQCKITGRIDNFKKAAGLLPADKSTSFTFDDTDLYKVIEGASYSLQTKKDPALEKYLDTLITAIGSAQEPDGYLYTFRTMKLKKPHEWIGTKRWEKEEDLSHELYNSGHLFEAAVAHYQATGKKNFLNIATKNADLLVKTFGWGKEERFPGHQIVETGLTKLYRVTGKKAYLDLAKFFLDLRGLEGHMNQEYSQSHKKVVDQHTAVGHAVRATYMYTSMADVAALTGDKQYLAAIDDIWHDVVDKKIYITGGIGATGNGEAFGDNFDLPNMSAYAETCAAIANVYWNNRMFLLHGDAKYIDVLERTLYNGLLSGISLSGDKFFYPNPLASLGQHQRRAWWDCACCVSNMTRFLPSVPGYVYAQNQNDLYINLFVGGNASILLPNTALQISQQTNYPWDGKNEITLSPNKKKPFTLHIRIPGWAINQPIAGDLYQDDAPSSPVSIVLNGKPLVYTIEKGYAVINRTWNKGDKITLDLPMNVRKIIAKDSVKADKSRFALQRGPIVYCLEGHDNQDASVMNIVVDKNAPVTANYQPDILNGVITLSMKGSSTKRQLDSDQLIQTQQEVKAIPYYAWANRGSAEMEVWIPYEASAARPKAAPTIATKSKVSGSVTNVLMLKALNDQFDVQDSNDKSGNFLHWWPKKNTTEYIQYDFDKEYTVSNSSIYWLDDSPWGGCRIPVSYQLFYQKDGQWIPVKVISQTAASKDQFNTIVFEPINTKALKMEVKLPADNASGVHEWTVK; encoded by the coding sequence ATGCTATTTTCGATAGGTAAAAAAATTGCGTTAGTATATGGCTTTTCCCAACTTGCTTTTGTAGCAATAGGGCAGCACAAAGACTACCCGATTCAGCCTGTAGCTTTTACACAGGTGCATTTTCATGATAATTTTTGGACCCCCAAAATGCAGATAAATGCCAATGTAACAATCCCTTACACCCTGAATCAGTGTAAGATTACAGGACGTATTGATAATTTTAAAAAGGCAGCAGGACTATTGCCTGCCGATAAAAGTACGTCTTTTACCTTTGATGATACCGATTTATACAAAGTTATAGAAGGGGCATCGTATAGCTTACAAACCAAGAAAGACCCTGCTCTTGAGAAATACCTAGATACCCTGATCACAGCCATTGGCTCGGCACAAGAACCCGACGGTTATTTGTACACTTTCAGAACTATGAAGTTAAAAAAGCCACACGAATGGATTGGTACAAAACGCTGGGAAAAAGAAGAAGATTTGAGCCATGAGCTTTATAATTCGGGGCATTTGTTTGAGGCTGCTGTAGCCCACTATCAGGCTACAGGTAAAAAGAATTTTTTGAATATTGCTACTAAAAATGCTGATTTATTGGTAAAAACATTTGGCTGGGGCAAAGAAGAGCGTTTTCCAGGACATCAGATTGTAGAAACAGGCTTAACCAAACTTTATCGGGTTACAGGCAAAAAAGCGTATCTCGATTTGGCTAAATTCTTCTTGGATTTACGTGGGCTAGAGGGGCACATGAACCAAGAGTACAGTCAGTCGCACAAGAAGGTTGTTGACCAACACACCGCCGTTGGCCATGCCGTACGTGCGACTTACATGTACACCAGTATGGCCGATGTAGCGGCGTTGACGGGCGATAAGCAATATTTAGCAGCTATTGATGACATTTGGCACGATGTCGTCGACAAAAAAATCTATATCACAGGTGGTATTGGGGCTACTGGCAATGGCGAGGCTTTTGGGGATAATTTTGATTTGCCCAATATGAGTGCTTATGCCGAAACGTGTGCTGCTATTGCCAATGTATACTGGAACAATAGAATGTTTTTGTTACATGGCGATGCCAAATATATTGATGTTTTGGAAAGAACTCTTTACAATGGGTTACTTTCGGGTATATCCTTGAGCGGCGATAAGTTTTTTTACCCCAATCCTCTGGCCTCTTTAGGGCAGCACCAACGCCGAGCTTGGTGGGATTGTGCCTGTTGTGTTTCAAATATGACTCGCTTTTTGCCTTCTGTGCCAGGTTATGTATATGCCCAAAACCAAAATGATTTGTATATAAACCTTTTTGTAGGAGGTAATGCCAGTATTCTGTTGCCTAATACTGCCTTACAAATTTCGCAACAAACTAATTATCCTTGGGATGGCAAAAATGAAATAACCCTAAGCCCCAACAAGAAAAAACCTTTTACCCTACATATTCGTATACCGGGTTGGGCTATTAATCAGCCTATTGCTGGCGACTTATACCAAGACGATGCCCCTAGTTCTCCAGTTAGTATTGTACTGAATGGAAAGCCATTGGTTTATACAATAGAAAAGGGTTATGCCGTAATTAATCGTACTTGGAATAAGGGCGATAAAATCACGCTTGATTTGCCGATGAACGTAAGAAAAATAATAGCCAAAGACAGCGTAAAGGCCGATAAATCAAGGTTTGCGTTGCAACGTGGCCCTATTGTGTATTGCTTGGAAGGTCATGATAATCAGGATGCCTCGGTGATGAATATTGTTGTTGACAAAAATGCTCCAGTAACAGCTAATTATCAGCCCGATATACTGAATGGCGTAATAACCTTGAGTATGAAAGGCTCATCCACCAAACGCCAACTAGATTCTGATCAGCTTATTCAAACTCAGCAAGAAGTAAAAGCTATTCCGTACTATGCTTGGGCTAATAGAGGTTCGGCCGAAATGGAAGTTTGGATTCCTTACGAGGCTTCGGCAGCTCGACCTAAGGCTGCTCCAACAATTGCTACTAAAAGTAAAGTATCGGGGTCGGTTACTAATGTTCTGATGTTGAAGGCTCTCAACGACCAGTTTGATGTACAGGATTCTAATGATAAAAGTGGTAACTTTTTACATTGGTGGCCTAAAAAAAATACAACCGAATATATTCAATACGATTTTGATAAAGAATATACCGTTTCAAACTCTAGTATTTATTGGCTCGACGATAGCCCTTGGGGTGGTTGTAGAATTCCTGTTTCGTATCAGCTTTTCTATCAAAAAGATGGCCAGTGGATTCCTGTAAAAGTGATTTCGCAAACCGCCGCTAGCAAAGACCAATTCAATACTATTGTGTTTGAACCAATCAATACTAAAGCCCTTAAAATGGAAGTGAAACTCCCAGCAGACAATGCTTCGGGCGTTCATGAATGGACAGTTAAGTAA
- a CDS encoding AraC family transcriptional regulator: protein MKVLPFTIPVPHDKTIIVQKDVLPYFYPHLHRHEEIQLTWIQQGEGTLIADNNMHAFKSNEIFWLGANQPHIFKSDPVYFLPKSKKKITATVLFFNPNGPLSSLLNLPEINNIKRFLQQNANGFKIPSDKVMEIANKMILIKKSTSIEQMIHFMDLLKLVSSLSGLEPLSAGSRPKLYSENEGLRMSNIYNFIIQEYEKPITLEDAANKAHMTPHAFCRYFKKHTRHTFLSFLNEVRINEACKKLTNESHVGIANVAYSCGFNSITNFNRIFKRVKGKSPSEYVESYFRSTEEYHFS from the coding sequence ATGAAAGTATTACCATTTACCATTCCAGTACCTCATGATAAGACTATCATTGTTCAAAAAGATGTATTGCCGTATTTTTACCCGCATTTACACAGACATGAGGAAATACAACTAACATGGATTCAGCAAGGTGAAGGTACGCTGATTGCTGACAACAATATGCACGCTTTCAAATCCAATGAAATATTTTGGTTAGGAGCTAATCAGCCTCATATTTTTAAAAGTGACCCTGTTTATTTTTTGCCCAAAAGCAAGAAAAAAATTACAGCAACGGTTCTGTTTTTTAATCCCAATGGCCCATTAAGTTCGTTGTTGAATTTACCCGAAATCAATAATATCAAACGGTTTTTACAACAAAATGCCAATGGCTTTAAGATACCGTCTGACAAGGTGATGGAAATTGCTAACAAAATGATACTCATCAAAAAAAGTACTTCTATCGAGCAAATGATACATTTTATGGATTTGCTCAAGCTGGTAAGTAGCCTTTCTGGCCTTGAACCTCTTTCGGCGGGTTCTCGTCCAAAGCTCTACAGCGAAAACGAAGGACTTAGAATGAGTAATATTTATAATTTTATTATTCAAGAATACGAAAAGCCTATTACCTTGGAAGATGCCGCCAATAAGGCTCATATGACTCCTCATGCTTTTTGTCGGTATTTCAAAAAACATACACGACATACTTTTTTGTCATTTTTGAATGAGGTAAGAATCAATGAAGCTTGTAAAAAACTGACCAATGAGTCGCACGTGGGAATTGCCAATGTGGCTTACAGTTGTGGTTTTAATAGTATTACTAACTTCAATAGGATTTTTAAACGGGTAAAAGGAAAATCACCAAGCGAATATGTAGAAAGTTATTTTAGAAGTACCGAAGAATATCATTTTTCGTAG
- a CDS encoding 4-hydroxyproline epimerase, with amino-acid sequence MKKTFFCIDAHTCGNPVRLVAGGGPNLIGNTMSEKRQYFLQNYDWIRKGLMFEPRGHDMMSGSILYPPHNPENDVAVLFIETSGCLPMCGHGTIGTITIAVEEGLIVPKTAGKIRMEAPAGLVLIDYVQEQTKVKSVKLTNVASFLAAENLSVECPDLGMLTVDVSYGGNFYAIVDVQENFKGLQHYNADQLISWSRVLRNRINEQYSFVHPENDTIKGCSHILWTGDVLDSTSTARNAVFYGDKAIDRSPCGTGTSARMAQWYAKGKLKKGDEFIHESIIGSKFIGRIEEETKVGDTPAIRPSIEGWARIYGYNTINIDPNDDPYAYGFQVL; translated from the coding sequence TTGAAAAAGACTTTTTTTTGTATAGATGCCCATACTTGCGGAAATCCTGTCAGATTGGTGGCGGGTGGTGGCCCTAACTTAATAGGTAATACCATGAGCGAAAAACGTCAATATTTCTTACAAAATTACGATTGGATAAGAAAAGGGTTGATGTTTGAGCCTCGTGGTCATGATATGATGAGCGGTAGTATTTTGTACCCACCACACAATCCCGAAAACGACGTAGCAGTTTTGTTTATTGAAACAAGTGGTTGCCTTCCTATGTGCGGACACGGTACTATTGGTACAATTACAATTGCAGTAGAGGAAGGCTTGATTGTTCCTAAAACAGCTGGCAAAATCAGAATGGAAGCTCCTGCGGGTTTGGTATTAATTGATTACGTGCAAGAACAAACCAAGGTGAAAAGTGTTAAGCTGACCAATGTAGCCTCTTTTTTGGCTGCCGAAAACCTTAGCGTTGAATGCCCTGACTTGGGTATGCTTACGGTAGACGTTTCGTATGGAGGTAATTTTTATGCTATTGTTGATGTACAAGAAAACTTCAAAGGGTTACAGCATTATAACGCCGACCAGCTAATTAGTTGGAGTAGAGTATTAAGAAACAGAATCAACGAACAATATAGTTTTGTTCATCCCGAAAACGATACTATCAAAGGCTGTTCGCATATTTTGTGGACAGGCGATGTCCTAGACTCTACTTCTACAGCCCGCAATGCTGTATTTTATGGCGACAAGGCTATCGACCGCTCGCCTTGTGGTACAGGTACTTCGGCCAGAATGGCACAATGGTATGCCAAAGGTAAACTCAAGAAAGGTGATGAGTTTATCCATGAAAGTATTATTGGCTCTAAATTTATAGGACGTATCGAAGAGGAAACTAAAGTGGGCGATACGCCAGCTATTCGACCGAGTATTGAGGGGTGGGCTAGAATTTATGGCTATAATACCATCAATATCGACCCCAACGACGACCCCTATGCTTATGGCTTTCAGGTATTATAA
- a CDS encoding dihydrodipicolinate synthase family protein, whose translation MNWKGVFPAVTTKFGEDDQLDYDLFDKNLQFQIAAGVDGIILGGTLGESSVLSLEEKGDLVKFTVEKVAGRVPVILNIAEGATRDAIELARLAEEWGAKGLMMLPPMRYKSDHRETVEYFKAVANSTSLPIMIYNNPVDYKIEVTLDMFKELAACENIQAVKESTRDLTNVTRMRNLFGDRFKILCGVDTIAMEQLVMGADGWVAGLVCAFPAETVAIYKLVKAGRYEEAIKIYRWFMPLLELDIHPKLVQYIKLAEARAGIGSEAVRAPRLTLVGEERERLLTLIDGAIAVRPTLPDYHSIEI comes from the coding sequence ATCAATTGGAAAGGGGTATTTCCCGCGGTTACGACAAAGTTTGGTGAAGACGACCAACTCGATTATGACTTATTCGACAAAAATTTACAATTTCAAATAGCTGCAGGTGTAGATGGAATCATCCTTGGTGGTACTTTAGGTGAGTCGAGTGTTCTAAGTTTAGAAGAAAAAGGCGATTTAGTAAAATTCACCGTAGAGAAAGTAGCAGGCCGAGTTCCTGTAATCTTGAATATTGCAGAAGGTGCTACTCGCGATGCTATCGAATTAGCTCGTTTGGCCGAAGAATGGGGAGCAAAGGGCTTGATGATGCTACCGCCAATGCGTTATAAATCTGACCACCGTGAAACCGTTGAGTATTTTAAGGCGGTAGCCAATTCTACTTCTTTGCCTATCATGATTTATAACAACCCTGTTGATTATAAAATCGAGGTTACCCTAGATATGTTCAAAGAATTGGCAGCTTGCGAAAACATTCAAGCTGTAAAAGAATCCACTCGTGATTTGACCAACGTTACACGCATGAGAAATCTATTTGGTGATAGGTTCAAGATTCTTTGTGGAGTAGATACTATTGCGATGGAGCAGTTGGTAATGGGTGCCGACGGTTGGGTTGCGGGTTTGGTTTGTGCTTTTCCAGCCGAAACAGTAGCAATTTATAAACTTGTAAAGGCTGGGCGTTATGAAGAAGCCATCAAAATATACCGTTGGTTTATGCCTTTATTAGAGTTAGATATTCATCCAAAATTAGTACAATATATTAAACTTGCCGAAGCTCGTGCTGGTATTGGTAGCGAGGCAGTACGTGCCCCAAGACTTACTTTGGTTGGTGAAGAAAGAGAAAGATTATTGACCCTTATTGATGGAGCAATTGCTGTTCGTCCAACTTTGCCAGATTATCATTCAATCGAAATATAA
- a CDS encoding APC family permease, with translation MSETDIDSQNTFKRSFKLFDATMIVAGSMIGSGIFLVSADIVRNVGSAGGLLVIWLITGLLTVAAALSYGELSGMFPKAGGQYIYLKEAFNPLVGFLYGWSFFGVIQTGSIAAVGVAFSKFSAYLFPVLSEKNILLSTSFFQISAAQITSIGLVVLLTYINTRGVQHGKFVQSIFTVTKLLALFGLVIFGFIMGAKHQIWQQNWLTGFSIQQLTPTGIVPYTGMAIFGAIAASMVGSLFSSDSWNNVTFIAGEIQNPQRNIGLSLFLGTLIVTSIYLFTNIMYLSVLDLSAIAFAENDRVGVLASQHIFGDIGTNIVALFLMISTFGCNNGLILSGARVYYTMAKDGLFFKSVAQLNKNAVPEKALWIQCVWASVLCLSGKYGQLLDYVIFVVLIFYILTIVGIIRLRITKPHLPRPYKAFAYPFLPLLYILAASSICILLLIYKPSFTWPGLGIVLLGIPVYYLLLRKKQDF, from the coding sequence ATGTCAGAAACAGATATTGATTCACAAAATACCTTCAAAAGGTCGTTCAAGCTATTTGATGCTACTATGATTGTAGCAGGCTCGATGATTGGCTCAGGTATCTTTTTAGTAAGTGCCGACATCGTCCGAAATGTAGGCTCGGCTGGTGGTTTATTAGTTATATGGCTGATTACGGGGTTACTAACTGTAGCCGCAGCCCTTAGCTATGGTGAATTAAGTGGCATGTTTCCCAAAGCGGGTGGGCAGTATATTTATCTCAAAGAAGCGTTCAATCCGTTGGTAGGTTTTTTGTATGGGTGGAGTTTCTTTGGTGTAATCCAAACAGGTTCAATTGCAGCCGTGGGTGTAGCTTTTAGCAAATTTTCGGCCTATTTATTTCCTGTACTAAGTGAAAAAAATATCCTTCTTAGTACCTCCTTCTTTCAAATATCGGCTGCTCAAATCACGTCGATAGGCCTAGTTGTTCTACTAACGTATATAAATACACGTGGCGTTCAACATGGTAAGTTTGTACAATCCATTTTTACAGTAACCAAACTTTTGGCCTTGTTTGGCTTGGTTATTTTTGGTTTTATAATGGGAGCAAAACACCAAATTTGGCAACAAAACTGGCTTACGGGCTTTAGTATTCAACAACTTACACCTACGGGTATTGTACCTTATACAGGCATGGCCATTTTTGGGGCAATAGCCGCTAGTATGGTAGGCAGTTTGTTTAGTAGCGATTCTTGGAATAACGTTACTTTTATTGCAGGCGAAATCCAAAACCCTCAACGCAATATCGGTCTTAGTTTATTTTTAGGCACTTTGATTGTTACGAGTATTTACCTCTTTACCAATATTATGTACCTATCGGTATTGGATTTATCAGCAATAGCTTTTGCCGAAAACGACCGTGTAGGCGTATTAGCTTCACAGCATATTTTTGGAGATATAGGCACTAACATTGTAGCCTTATTTCTGATGATTTCTACCTTTGGCTGTAACAATGGCTTGATTCTTTCGGGGGCAAGGGTGTATTATACAATGGCCAAGGATGGTTTGTTTTTCAAAAGTGTAGCACAACTCAACAAAAATGCCGTTCCAGAAAAAGCCCTTTGGATTCAATGCGTTTGGGCTTCGGTATTATGCCTAAGTGGAAAATACGGACAACTACTTGATTATGTGATATTTGTGGTATTAATTTTTTATATACTTACCATTGTGGGTATTATTCGTTTGCGTATCACCAAACCACATTTGCCACGTCCTTACAAGGCTTTTGCCTATCCATTTTTGCCATTGTTATATATCTTGGCAGCTTCTAGTATTTGTATTTTATTGCTAATTTACAAACCCTCATTTACATGGCCTGGCCTAGGAATTGTACTATTGGGAATTCCTGTATATTATTTATTACTTAGAAAAAAACAAGATTTTTAG
- a CDS encoding outer membrane beta-barrel protein, with protein MSNQESNEIGKVFRSAIDGISIPPPSGIWENLRLLAIQTQLLRYKKYTQWLGIYASLVTILLGGAMYLLFLKKTADVSPKAIDYTRQHSQAIQHDTILIRRNVVKYVYLNNHTTPENVPKNLIENHNIGNRNLNALTNDKNSTSDTKNIVTDPNPPLSTAVESQEEILTAKEGNPYIPFNSHFGLPSMGIPKTSVAAVSATKPQSSKTPFINRLAISAFYSPEWGDLTVYRSEPEAFNYGNETIEKASSYGLRASFDLNSRLSISTGIEWSSIQFASAIRKFPIQAELVNGQVNYLYKTVFGVATIPNEEMTTIPAIGNTISLESEDEHKVSFIKIPISLKYNVFQLKLKKTNRNQKYLALYGIGGLSYNMPYRQALQVEIYEPDGHDFYATLGSFSNTQSFWSYNLGIGAEMDLSHHTSVWLEPYYNKTINSFVRDLPLQSYVHNLGLKVGLKWHF; from the coding sequence ATGAGCAATCAAGAATCAAACGAAATAGGAAAGGTTTTTAGGTCTGCCATTGACGGAATTTCCATACCACCTCCATCTGGAATTTGGGAAAACCTCAGACTACTAGCCATACAAACGCAACTTTTGCGGTACAAAAAATATACCCAATGGCTGGGTATTTATGCTAGCCTTGTTACAATTTTATTGGGAGGGGCAATGTATCTGTTATTTCTCAAAAAAACGGCCGATGTCTCGCCTAAAGCAATAGATTATACTCGGCAACATAGCCAAGCTATTCAACACGATACCATATTGATTCGTCGTAATGTCGTAAAGTATGTTTACCTAAACAATCATACAACACCCGAAAATGTACCCAAGAACCTAATTGAAAATCATAATATCGGTAATCGTAACCTTAACGCTTTAACAAATGATAAAAACTCTACTTCAGATACCAAAAATATAGTAACTGACCCCAATCCCCCTCTTAGCACTGCTGTAGAATCTCAAGAGGAAATTCTTACGGCCAAAGAAGGTAATCCATACATACCCTTTAATAGTCATTTTGGGCTACCTAGTATGGGTATACCAAAAACTTCTGTGGCAGCAGTATCAGCTACCAAGCCTCAGTCTAGCAAAACGCCTTTTATTAATCGTTTGGCTATATCGGCCTTCTATTCCCCAGAATGGGGCGACCTCACCGTGTACAGGTCTGAGCCAGAAGCATTTAATTATGGTAACGAAACGATAGAAAAAGCTAGCTCTTATGGACTCAGGGCTAGTTTCGACCTCAATTCAAGGCTGAGCATTAGCACTGGTATAGAATGGAGCAGTATTCAGTTTGCAAGTGCTATTCGAAAATTTCCGATTCAGGCCGAACTTGTCAATGGTCAAGTAAACTATTTATACAAAACTGTTTTTGGAGTAGCTACTATTCCAAACGAAGAAATGACAACAATACCAGCTATTGGTAATACGATTTCGTTGGAGTCGGAAGATGAACATAAAGTAAGTTTTATTAAAATACCTATTTCGCTCAAATACAATGTGTTTCAGTTGAAGTTAAAAAAAACAAATCGTAACCAAAAGTACCTTGCTCTATACGGCATAGGGGGTTTGAGTTATAATATGCCGTATCGACAAGCACTACAAGTAGAAATCTATGAACCCGACGGGCATGATTTTTATGCAACACTAGGTTCGTTTAGTAATACACAATCGTTTTGGAGTTATAACCTAGGTATAGGTGCCGAAATGGATTTATCACATCATACCTCTGTGTGGTTAGAGCCTTATTACAACAAAACTATCAATAGCTTTGTAAGGGATTTACCTCTACAATCCTATGTCCATAACCTTGGCCTAAAGGTAGGATTGAAATGGCATTTTTAA